The genomic stretch CCTTCGCATATTCCCGGATCGTGCGGTCGCTGGAGAAATATCCAGAATGAGCAATGTTTACAATCGAATGCTCAGACCATTTCCTTCGCTCTCGATAATCAGCTTGAATTCGCTCCTGTGCATCTGCATATGAGCTGAAATCCTTCAGCACAAAATACTCATCATTATGCGGAAGCAGCGAGTCAAAGATCGATTCAAATTCATCTGCCTCTCCTTCAAAAAAACCATTGATCAACTGATCCGCTACCTGCCTGATTCTCCTGTCATGCTGATAATATTCCCTCGACCTATAGCCGCCGTTTTCCTGATACGATAGAACCTCATCCGCCTTTAAGCCGAACGTGTAAATACAGTCAGGGCCCACCCGCTCAAGGATCTCGATATTTGCGCCGTCATGCGTGCCGATCGTCAAAGCCCCGTTCATCATAAACTTCATATTCCCTGTACCAGACGCTTCCTTGCTTGCGGTTGAAATTTGCTCACTTACGTCTGATGCCGGAAAAATTCGCTCAGCCATAGAAACTCTATAATTTTCTAAAAAAACAACTTTGATCAGCTGTTTGACCGCCGGATCATAATTGACTTTTTCTGCGACAGAATGGATCAGCTTAATGATTTTCTTGGCATAATAATAGCTTGGTGAAGCCTTTGCCCCGAAAATAAAGGTTTGCGGGTAGATTGAAAACCCCGAATCCTCCTTGAGGCGGTTATACAAATACATAATGTGAAGAACATTCAGCAGCTGCCGTTTATATGCATGAAGCCGTTTCACCTGTACGTCGAATATGCTCTCAGGGTTCACAACCACCCCGGCCGTGCAAAAAATCAAATCGGCAAGCTCTTGTTTTTTCTTGCTTTTGTTGTTTTGAAACTGTTCAATAAATGCAGGATCAGTGGCGTACGGTTCTAAACGGATCAGTGATTCCGGCTGCTTGACCCATTCATCGCCGATCGCCTCTGTAATGATGGCAGACAAGCCTGGATTCGCTTTTAACAGCCAGCGCCTGTGGGCAATTCCATTCGTCTTATTGTTAAAACGATTCGGAAACAGCAAGTGAAAGTCGCGCATCTCCCTTTCCTTTAATATATCGGAATGTATTTTTGCAACGCCATTTACACTGTAGCTGCCTACTATGGCCAGATGAGCCATTTTGACAACACCATGCGCTGTAATCGCCATGTTCTCTATCCTTTTCCAGTCTCCAGGATACTTTTCCCAAACTGCACGGCAAAACCTCTCATTGATCTCTTCAATAATCATGTACATTCGCGGGAGCAGCGGCTTAAACAAATGAATCGGCCATTTCTCGAGCGCTTCTGACAATGTTGTATGATTTGTATAAGAAATCGTATGTACAGTGATATGCCAAGCTTCTTCCCAGCTCATGTTCTCTTCATCGAGCAAAATCCGCATTAGCTCAGGCACCGCAAGCGCAGGGTGAGTGTCATTAATATGAATGCTCACTTTTTTATGCAGGCCGGATAAAGATTTATGTGTTTTACGGTAATTGTTCACAATGCTTTTTAAGCTTGCGCATACTAAAAAATACTGCTGCTTCAGCCGTAAAATTTTCCCCTCATCATGGGTGTCATCGGGATATAAGAATTCAGAAACCGCTTCTGTTTCTCGCTTATAAGACAAAATATTACCGCCGTGATAATGGGCATAGGGCTCGGCGTTCCAAAGCCTTAACGTGTTGACAGTGCCCGTTTCATAGCCGATGATCGGGATATCATAAGGAACAGCGGTAACAATTGTCGCTTGTTCATGGCGAAAATGCAGGCGCCCGCTTTTTTCTGTCATATGGACTTCGCCCCAAAACGGCACGTCCACTGCTTGATCCGCATTCCTTACTTCCCATACGTTCCCGTTTTTCAGCCATTGCTCAGGCAGCTCCACCTGATGTCCGTCTACAATTTTTTGCTCAAACAAACCATGCTTATAACGTATGCCCATGCCGTGCCCAGGCAGGTTCAACGAAGCAAGCGAATCTAAAAAGCAAGCGGCCAAGCGCCCAAGTCCGCCATTGCCGAGACCTGCATCGTTCTCTATCTGAAGGATCTCCTCTAAATTGATGCCGATTTCCTTTAAACCAGCTTCTACAACATCACGAACACCAAGATTCATTAAGTTTTGCTCAAGGAGCTGACCGAGCAGAAATTCGATTGATAAATAATATGTCTGCTTCCCGGAATTTGATCTGCTTTTTTCATTCGTTTCGATCCAATCAGCGCTGATATACTCTCTGACCATATTGCCCAACGTTTTATATTGATCCAGCTTGGCAGAATCTTTAAAGCTTTTTCCGCACGTCATTTCCAGACGCTTTAAAAATAAGTCTGCAAAGCGTTCTTTACTCGAGAACATCCCGTCCACTCCTTGTCACCTGCTCGAAAATAC from Bacillus subtilis subsp. subtilis str. 168 encodes the following:
- the glgP gene encoding glycogen phosphorylase (Evidence 1c: Function from experimental evidences in the studied genus; PubMedId: 8145641, 9244254, 15272305; Product type e: enzyme), which gives rise to MFSSKERFADLFLKRLEMTCGKSFKDSAKLDQYKTLGNMVREYISADWIETNEKSRSNSGKQTYYLSIEFLLGQLLEQNLMNLGVRDVVEAGLKEIGINLEEILQIENDAGLGNGGLGRLAACFLDSLASLNLPGHGMGIRYKHGLFEQKIVDGHQVELPEQWLKNGNVWEVRNADQAVDVPFWGEVHMTEKSGRLHFRHEQATIVTAVPYDIPIIGYETGTVNTLRLWNAEPYAHYHGGNILSYKRETEAVSEFLYPDDTHDEGKILRLKQQYFLVCASLKSIVNNYRKTHKSLSGLHKKVSIHINDTHPALAVPELMRILLDEENMSWEEAWHITVHTISYTNHTTLSEALEKWPIHLFKPLLPRMYMIIEEINERFCRAVWEKYPGDWKRIENMAITAHGVVKMAHLAIVGSYSVNGVAKIHSDILKEREMRDFHLLFPNRFNNKTNGIAHRRWLLKANPGLSAIITEAIGDEWVKQPESLIRLEPYATDPAFIEQFQNNKSKKKQELADLIFCTAGVVVNPESIFDVQVKRLHAYKRQLLNVLHIMYLYNRLKEDSGFSIYPQTFIFGAKASPSYYYAKKIIKLIHSVAEKVNYDPAVKQLIKVVFLENYRVSMAERIFPASDVSEQISTASKEASGTGNMKFMMNGALTIGTHDGANIEILERVGPDCIYTFGLKADEVLSYQENGGYRSREYYQHDRRIRQVADQLINGFFEGEADEFESIFDSLLPHNDEYFVLKDFSSYADAQERIQADYRERRKWSEHSIVNIAHSGYFSSDRTIREYAKDIWGIKPMM